One window of Pyxicephalus adspersus chromosome 4, UCB_Pads_2.0, whole genome shotgun sequence genomic DNA carries:
- the LOC140328514 gene encoding T-kininogen 2-like isoform X2 has translation MGLLAILLLFSYCSLSIAVPLPAIDVDCDDGSIFDAVDDALKSYNEEKLDGNQFILYRITEAKIKQDDNNLTHQFVTFEIRESVCPLLDDTSWKQCDFKPEDAERGECSAHILVNTTQNTKKILSKNCSIIPQVVEPTVKAVVAPCLGCLQTIDPTSEELIPFLQSAIANVNKIANNPFYFAIENVTSAELKVVSGWVYTLGFNIIQTNCSKMAYTNVNMEECKTDITGVRGQCSSKVLLNPNEEVKNVQSQCSLSTGFCLDCPVPVDKDDPEIQDLIKKFTKEYNIKNSTEMYIVVNVTKATRKIEEERKQYEATFIVQATNCSQPDHSILGDECVNEQEKNAQSCDVTIDVVNETANILPGYKCVPLSRTRIATVKGFSPLRSALPTRGRRASEKSKGKGHGQSQHKDIHEKNNKNGKKEQDKKKDHEKKKDHEKKKNHEKKKDHKNKQDHSSEESEEDHEKKTEAPPSQPGFEFPIIPGIDKVTQPPIVTEKVTRQPEIQPPTSFISESPSSSNSTTFLYDQETPTSDLQSSPTAIPEYTRTLPTIDETILDFPVLPKCPGRVWQPLLLIPKFDTDKPFVIGGLPLAADDLAPPEDLNATNGIGTNNLNNYEDLINGLDF, from the exons ATGGGGCTCCTTGCAATTCTGCTCCTCTTTTCCTATTGCTCCTTAAGTATTGCTGTTCCACTTCCAGCTATTGATGTGGACTGTGATGATGGAAGTATTTTTGATGCAGTAGATGACGCACTCAAATCTTACAATGAAGAAAAACTTGATGGAAATCAGTTTATTCTGTATAGAATCACTGAGGCCAAGATAAAG CAAGATGACAACAACCTTACACATCAGTTTGTGACGTTTGAAATACGAGAAAGTGTGTGCCCTCTGTTGGATGATACATCTTGGAAACAGTGTGACTTCAAACCAGAAGATGCA gaaAGAGGGGAATGCTCAGCACACATTCTGGTCAatacaacacaaaacacaaagaagaTTTTATCCAAAAACTGCTCTATTATTCCTCAAG TTGTAGAACCTACTGTAAAAGCTGTCGTTGCTCCTTGCCTGGGGTGTTTACAGACTATAGACCCAACCAGTGAAGAGCTGATACCATTTCTACAATCTGCAATTGCAAATGTTAACAAGATTGCAAATAACCCATTTTACTTTGCGATTGAAAATGTTACAAGTGCAGAGCTTAAG GTTGTCAGCGGATGGGTCTATACACTGGGATTTAACATCATACAGACAAATTGTTCTAAAATGGCATATACTAATGTGAACATGGAAGAATGCAAAACTGATATCACTGGG GTAAGAGGACAATGTAGCAGCAAGGTCCTTCTAAATCCTAATGAAgaagtaaaaaatgtacaatcaCAATGTTCCTTGAGCACAG gtttttgccTTGATTGCCCTGTTCCTGTTGACAAAGATGACCCAGAGATACAAGATTTAATTAAGAAGTTCActaaagaatataatataaagaacagCACAGAAATGTATATTGTTGTCAATGTTACAAAAGCTACCAGAAAAATT gaagaagagaggaaacaGTATGAAGCAACATTTATAGTTCAAGCCACTAACTGTTCACAGCCTGACCATTCTATCTTGGGAGATGAGTGTGTTAATGAACAAGAAAAA AATGCCCAGTCATGTGATGTCACTATTGATGTTGTAAATGAAACGGCTAACATCCTGCCTGGTTATAAATGTGTTCCTTTATCG agaACTCGTATTGCAACAGTAAAGGGGTTTTCCCCTCTCCGTTCAGCATTACCCACACGAGGCAGACGAGCATCTGAGAAATCAAAAGGAAAAGGGCATGGACAAAGTCAACATAAAgacatacatgaaaaaaataataaaaatggcaaaaaagaacaagacaagaaaaaagatcatgaaaagaaaaaagatcatgaaaagaaaaaaaatcatgaaaagaagaaagatcacaaaaataaacaagatCACTCTTCTGAAGAGTCTGAGGAAGACCACGAGAAGAAAACTGAAGCACCACCAAGTCAGCCAGGGTTTGAGTTTCCCATAATACCAGGGATAGATAAAGTAACCCAACCTCCAATAGTTACAGAGAAAGTTACCAGGCAACCTGAAATTCAACCACCTACATCATTCATATCTGAATCTCCATCCTCTTCAAATTCAACTACATTTCTATATGATCAAGAAACACCCACATCAGATCTGCAATCTTCTCCAACAGCAATTCCAGAATATACAAGGACTCTACCTACAATTGATGAAACAATTCTAGATTTTCCAGTGCTACCAAAATGTCCGGGTAGAGTGTGGCAGCCCTTGTTATTAATTCCAAAATTTGATACAGATAAACCATTTGTTATTGGTGGCTTGCCATTAGCTGCGGATGATCTAGCTCCCCCAGAGGATCTAAATGCAACAAATGGTATAGGCACAAACAATTTGAATAACTATGAAGACCTGATCAATGGCCTTgatttttaa
- the LOC140328514 gene encoding T-kininogen 2-like isoform X1, producing the protein MGLLAILLLFSYCSLSIAVPLPAIDVDCDDGSIFDAVDDALKSYNEEKLDGNQFILYRITEAKIKQDDNNLTHQFVTFEIRESVCPLLDDTSWKQCDFKPEDAERGECSAHILVNTTQNTKKILSKNCSIIPQVVEPTVKAVVAPCLGCLQTIDPTSEELIPFLQSAIANVNKIANNPFYFAIENVTSAELKVVSGWVYTLGFNIIQTNCSKMAYTNVNMEECKTDITGVRGQCSSKVLLNPNEEVKNVQSQCSLSTGFCLDCPVPVDKDDPEIQDLIKKFTKEYNIKNSTEMYIVVNVTKATRKIEEERKQYEATFIVQATNCSQPDHSILGDECVNEQEKNAQSCDVTIDVVNETANILPGYKCVPLSQRTRIATVKGFSPLRSALPTRGRRASEKSKGKGHGQSQHKDIHEKNNKNGKKEQDKKKDHEKKKDHEKKKNHEKKKDHKNKQDHSSEESEEDHEKKTEAPPSQPGFEFPIIPGIDKVTQPPIVTEKVTRQPEIQPPTSFISESPSSSNSTTFLYDQETPTSDLQSSPTAIPEYTRTLPTIDETILDFPVLPKCPGRVWQPLLLIPKFDTDKPFVIGGLPLAADDLAPPEDLNATNGIGTNNLNNYEDLINGLDF; encoded by the exons ATGGGGCTCCTTGCAATTCTGCTCCTCTTTTCCTATTGCTCCTTAAGTATTGCTGTTCCACTTCCAGCTATTGATGTGGACTGTGATGATGGAAGTATTTTTGATGCAGTAGATGACGCACTCAAATCTTACAATGAAGAAAAACTTGATGGAAATCAGTTTATTCTGTATAGAATCACTGAGGCCAAGATAAAG CAAGATGACAACAACCTTACACATCAGTTTGTGACGTTTGAAATACGAGAAAGTGTGTGCCCTCTGTTGGATGATACATCTTGGAAACAGTGTGACTTCAAACCAGAAGATGCA gaaAGAGGGGAATGCTCAGCACACATTCTGGTCAatacaacacaaaacacaaagaagaTTTTATCCAAAAACTGCTCTATTATTCCTCAAG TTGTAGAACCTACTGTAAAAGCTGTCGTTGCTCCTTGCCTGGGGTGTTTACAGACTATAGACCCAACCAGTGAAGAGCTGATACCATTTCTACAATCTGCAATTGCAAATGTTAACAAGATTGCAAATAACCCATTTTACTTTGCGATTGAAAATGTTACAAGTGCAGAGCTTAAG GTTGTCAGCGGATGGGTCTATACACTGGGATTTAACATCATACAGACAAATTGTTCTAAAATGGCATATACTAATGTGAACATGGAAGAATGCAAAACTGATATCACTGGG GTAAGAGGACAATGTAGCAGCAAGGTCCTTCTAAATCCTAATGAAgaagtaaaaaatgtacaatcaCAATGTTCCTTGAGCACAG gtttttgccTTGATTGCCCTGTTCCTGTTGACAAAGATGACCCAGAGATACAAGATTTAATTAAGAAGTTCActaaagaatataatataaagaacagCACAGAAATGTATATTGTTGTCAATGTTACAAAAGCTACCAGAAAAATT gaagaagagaggaaacaGTATGAAGCAACATTTATAGTTCAAGCCACTAACTGTTCACAGCCTGACCATTCTATCTTGGGAGATGAGTGTGTTAATGAACAAGAAAAA AATGCCCAGTCATGTGATGTCACTATTGATGTTGTAAATGAAACGGCTAACATCCTGCCTGGTTATAAATGTGTTCCTTTATCG cagagaACTCGTATTGCAACAGTAAAGGGGTTTTCCCCTCTCCGTTCAGCATTACCCACACGAGGCAGACGAGCATCTGAGAAATCAAAAGGAAAAGGGCATGGACAAAGTCAACATAAAgacatacatgaaaaaaataataaaaatggcaaaaaagaacaagacaagaaaaaagatcatgaaaagaaaaaagatcatgaaaagaaaaaaaatcatgaaaagaagaaagatcacaaaaataaacaagatCACTCTTCTGAAGAGTCTGAGGAAGACCACGAGAAGAAAACTGAAGCACCACCAAGTCAGCCAGGGTTTGAGTTTCCCATAATACCAGGGATAGATAAAGTAACCCAACCTCCAATAGTTACAGAGAAAGTTACCAGGCAACCTGAAATTCAACCACCTACATCATTCATATCTGAATCTCCATCCTCTTCAAATTCAACTACATTTCTATATGATCAAGAAACACCCACATCAGATCTGCAATCTTCTCCAACAGCAATTCCAGAATATACAAGGACTCTACCTACAATTGATGAAACAATTCTAGATTTTCCAGTGCTACCAAAATGTCCGGGTAGAGTGTGGCAGCCCTTGTTATTAATTCCAAAATTTGATACAGATAAACCATTTGTTATTGGTGGCTTGCCATTAGCTGCGGATGATCTAGCTCCCCCAGAGGATCTAAATGCAACAAATGGTATAGGCACAAACAATTTGAATAACTATGAAGACCTGATCAATGGCCTTgatttttaa